From Pseudomonas vanderleydeniana, the proteins below share one genomic window:
- a CDS encoding D-hexose-6-phosphate mutarotase, translating to MSTPHVETVKLDELNCWKISHGQAELLVAQQGAHILSYQLAGEQPVIWLNDQAQFKHGKSIRAGVPVCWPWFGVFQRNPDSVQAMRQSSEEPTAHGFVRTLEWSLLGIQADADGVLAEFTLPLPEAGLPGWPHKVGLKLAAHLGEKLHIRLTSENLDDHPVTLSQALHTYFAVSDVRNVHVEGLDGLTYIDTTDDWKPVQQQGELHFSGETDRIYLDTPTQLSIVDPTWERRIELTAEGSRSAVIWNPWIERASKLADMADDGWQKMLCIETANVMNDVVTLAPGASHVLGVTIGSRRLG from the coding sequence ATGAGCACGCCCCACGTTGAAACGGTCAAGCTGGATGAACTCAACTGCTGGAAGATCAGCCACGGCCAGGCCGAGTTGCTGGTTGCCCAGCAGGGAGCACACATCCTCAGCTATCAGTTGGCCGGCGAACAGCCCGTCATCTGGCTGAACGACCAGGCCCAGTTCAAGCACGGCAAGAGCATTCGCGCCGGCGTCCCGGTGTGCTGGCCGTGGTTCGGCGTGTTCCAACGTAACCCCGACAGCGTCCAGGCGATGCGCCAAAGCAGCGAGGAGCCAACCGCCCACGGTTTCGTCCGGACCCTGGAGTGGAGCCTGCTCGGCATCCAGGCCGACGCCGACGGCGTGCTGGCCGAATTCACCCTGCCGCTGCCCGAGGCGGGCCTACCGGGCTGGCCGCACAAGGTCGGGCTGAAGCTGGCGGCGCACCTGGGCGAGAAGCTGCACATCCGCCTCACCAGCGAGAACCTCGACGATCACCCGGTCACCCTCAGCCAGGCGCTGCATACCTACTTCGCGGTCAGCGACGTACGCAACGTCCATGTCGAAGGCCTCGACGGCCTGACCTACATCGACACCACGGATGACTGGAAGCCCGTCCAACAGCAGGGCGAACTGCATTTCAGCGGCGAAACCGACCGCATCTACCTGGATACGCCGACGCAACTGAGCATCGTCGACCCGACCTGGGAACGGCGGATCGAGCTGACGGCCGAGGGCTCGCGCTCGGCGGTGATCTGGAACCCGTGGATCGAGCGCGCCAGCAAACTGGCCGACATGGCCGACGATGGCTGGCAGAAGATGCTCTGCATCGAGACGGCGAACGTGATGAACGATGTGGTGACCCTGGCCCCGGGGGCCAGCCATGTGCTGGGCGTGACCATCGGCAGCCGCCGCCTGGGCTGA
- a CDS encoding DUF3299 domain-containing protein, protein MRRLLLTLLLLGSGLAHAAELPETDWLELMPKSDQKALEQMPEIDHNSPEAQGTFTAKGGLKQSKGLPAVMYSTKTVAAMNGKDIRIGGYPVPLETDAKGRSTLFFLVPYPGACIHVPPPPPNQLVLVRYPKGLKLDDIYTPLWVVGTLKIEKVSNDLADAAYALDAAKVRVVKESDL, encoded by the coding sequence ATGCGTCGTCTCCTGTTGACACTTCTCCTGCTGGGCAGCGGCCTGGCCCATGCGGCCGAGCTCCCGGAAACCGACTGGCTGGAACTGATGCCCAAGTCGGACCAGAAAGCCCTCGAGCAAATGCCGGAAATCGATCACAACTCGCCCGAGGCCCAGGGTACGTTTACGGCCAAGGGTGGCTTGAAGCAGAGCAAGGGTCTGCCGGCGGTGATGTATTCGACCAAGACCGTCGCGGCCATGAACGGCAAGGACATCCGCATCGGCGGTTATCCGGTGCCGCTGGAAACCGACGCCAAGGGCCGTAGCACGCTGTTCTTCCTGGTTCCCTACCCGGGCGCCTGCATCCACGTGCCGCCGCCGCCACCGAACCAGCTGGTGCTGGTGCGTTACCCCAAGGGGCTGAAACTGGATGACATCTACACGCCGCTGTGGGTCGTTGGTACGCTGAAGATCGAAAAGGTCAGCAATGACTTGGCCGATGCGGCGTATGCGCTGGATGCGGCAAAGGTGCGGGTGGTGAAGGAATCGGATCTGTAG
- a CDS encoding GlsB/YeaQ/YmgE family stress response membrane protein: MGIIGTIFIGLIVGLVARFLKPGDDSMGWIMTILLGIGGSIAATYGGQALGIYHAGQGAGFIGAVVGAIVLLVIYGMIKKS, encoded by the coding sequence ATGGGTATCATTGGAACCATCTTCATCGGCTTGATCGTTGGCCTCGTGGCACGTTTCCTCAAGCCGGGCGATGACAGCATGGGTTGGATCATGACCATTCTGCTGGGTATCGGCGGCTCGATCGCCGCGACCTACGGTGGTCAGGCACTGGGTATCTACCATGCCGGGCAGGGTGCCGGTTTCATCGGGGCTGTCGTCGGTGCCATCGTCCTGCTGGTGATCTACGGGATGATCAAGAAGAGCTGA